The Microscilla marina ATCC 23134 genomic interval AACGGTTGTACACACTAAATGTTACCTGGTATTTTTCCACTCCCAAAATCACATAAGTATCGTTCTTACCATCATCATTTGGCGAGAAGCCATTTGGAATAAATATTTGTCCACATTCAGTCACATTCACGATGAGCAAGGCACTGTCACACTTACTAATAGAAGCGTCATCACATACCTGATAAGCCAGGGTGTCAATTCCCACAAAATCCTCACGAGGCGTGTAAGTAAACCCACCGTCTGCTTCAAGTATAACTACTCCACGACGATGGTTAATAATGAGCCTACCATGCTTTTTTCAAGGTATTGGTGTTGACATCCACATCATTTAGCATACATTGCCCGTGAGCACC includes:
- a CDS encoding T9SS type B sorting domain-containing protein, producing MINHRRGVVILEADGGFTYTPREDFVGIDTLAYQVCDDASISKCDSALLIVNVTECGQIFIPNGFSPNDDGKNDTYVILGVEKYQVTFSVYNRWGSRVYFNKDYKNDWNGFANQGNLSGQRLPDGTYYYVIDLNNGQKPSAAYLILQR